A region from the Aliarcobacter thereius LMG 24486 genome encodes:
- a CDS encoding DUF6394 family protein, whose translation MDWGKVTYIFLSLMSLTTTAGFIYDPNAVALFVASGVNLISTIIKIGVKNLLAAELLASSLVADLHLIPAFLVYVFSGNVKLAIALAIGAVIANIVSVALSLIESAKSNEKDDY comes from the coding sequence ATGGACTGGGGTAAAGTTACCTATATTTTCTTATCTTTGATGTCACTTACTACAACAGCTGGATTTATATATGATCCAAATGCAGTGGCACTTTTTGTTGCATCAGGAGTGAACTTAATTTCAACTATTATAAAAATAGGGGTAAAAAATCTTTTAGCAGCTGAACTCTTGGCTAGTTCATTAGTTGCAGATTTACACTTGATTCCTGCATTTTTAGTATATGTATTTAGTGGAAATGTTAAGCTAGCAATTGCTCTTGCAATTGGAGCTGTTATAGCAAATATTGTATCAGTTGCACTATCTTTAATTGAGAGTGCAAAAAGTAATGAAAAGGATGATTATTAA
- the motA gene encoding flagellar motor stator protein MotA, whose amino-acid sequence MDLSVVIGLIGALISISVGVILEGGNPAGVLHIASFIIVIPTAILAAVTATESSYVKAAFKEFKMIFKKSPVNYEARIDELVEYAITVKKQGVLALEKDIQNIDHAFLKEALSMVVDGSREEQLEEQLEPVVEATEEYYHGASHFWLHAGETAPTIGLVGAVFGLILALQQLDNPPAMAAGIAGAFTATVMGIAGSYIFLGPWGAKMKAKGGLVVKEQLLILAACKAIARGDAPGELKLKLSKMVTPMPL is encoded by the coding sequence ATGGATTTATCTGTAGTAATAGGTTTAATAGGTGCTTTAATATCTATATCTGTTGGAGTTATTTTAGAAGGTGGAAACCCAGCTGGAGTTCTTCATATAGCTTCGTTTATTATTGTTATTCCAACAGCAATATTAGCAGCTGTTACTGCAACTGAAAGCTCATATGTAAAAGCAGCTTTTAAAGAGTTCAAAATGATTTTTAAGAAATCTCCTGTGAACTATGAAGCAAGAATTGATGAGCTTGTTGAGTATGCAATTACAGTAAAAAAGCAAGGTGTTCTAGCTTTAGAAAAAGATATTCAAAATATTGATCATGCATTTCTAAAAGAGGCTTTAAGTATGGTTGTTGATGGTTCAAGAGAAGAACAGCTTGAAGAACAGCTTGAACCAGTAGTTGAGGCAACTGAAGAGTATTATCATGGAGCTTCACATTTTTGGTTACATGCAGGAGAAACAGCTCCTACTATTGGTCTTGTTGGAGCTGTTTTTGGTCTTATTCTTGCTCTTCAACAATTAGATAATCCACCAGCAATGGCAGCTGGTATTGCTGGTGCATTTACAGCAACAGTTATGGGAATTGCTGGTTCATATATTTTCCTTGGACCTTGGGGAGCAAAAATGAAAGCTAAAGGTGGTTTAGTTGTAAAAGAACAACTACTTATTTTAGCAGCATGTAAAGCAATAGCTAGAGGGGATGCTCCTGGTGAGTTAAAACTTAAGTTATCAAAAATGGTAACTCCAATGCCTTTATAA
- the motB gene encoding flagellar motor protein MotB, whose translation MAKKKKCECPAGEKWAVPYADFLSLLLALFIALYALASINVEKQKALKEEFIKIYNFPTANIIEEETKTEKAMTDEASPDNVEGRKVIVHTLENNQEAEQNKNKGANLIELPDGSVMSVPAHLVFDAGKAEASSIFAKDFLENLATLIQTMPEDTEVNVQGFAEEAEIRGSRFKDALDLSTARANNVIRELVKYKVNPKKLFSSGYGSNKESTLQDKRVVVFELRTTGNPISEEDMDLETIFKNMK comes from the coding sequence ATGGCTAAAAAGAAAAAATGTGAGTGTCCTGCTGGTGAAAAGTGGGCTGTTCCTTATGCAGATTTTTTAAGTCTTCTTCTTGCACTATTTATTGCCCTTTATGCTTTAGCATCAATAAATGTTGAAAAACAAAAAGCTTTAAAAGAAGAGTTTATAAAAATATATAATTTTCCTACTGCTAATATAATAGAAGAAGAGACTAAAACAGAAAAAGCAATGACTGATGAAGCTAGTCCTGATAATGTAGAAGGAAGAAAAGTTATTGTTCATACTTTAGAAAATAATCAAGAAGCAGAACAAAATAAAAATAAAGGTGCAAATTTAATTGAACTTCCTGATGGCTCAGTTATGAGTGTTCCTGCTCACCTAGTATTTGATGCAGGTAAAGCTGAAGCTAGTTCTATATTTGCAAAAGATTTTTTAGAAAATCTTGCAACTTTAATTCAAACAATGCCTGAAGATACAGAAGTAAATGTACAAGGTTTTGCTGAAGAGGCAGAGATTAGAGGTTCAAGATTTAAAGATGCTTTAGATTTATCAACTGCAAGAGCTAATAATGTTATTAGAGAACTTGTAAAATACAAAGTAAATCCAAAAAAACTATTCTCTAGTGGTTATGGAAGTAATAAAGAATCAACTCTTCAAGACAAAAGAGTCGTAGTTTTTGAATTAAGAACAACTGGAAATCCTATTAGTGAAGAAGATATGGATTTAGAAACTATTTTTAAGAATATGAAATAA
- the secF gene encoding protein translocase subunit SecF has translation MEIFSNNKTYDFMGKKIPFLGLSGILIIASLVLLFTKGLNYGIDFVGGTVVQVKYDKEAPVEQIREVLQNTTYANSTVTEFGSKEEITIRFTGSTSDITNDISDEMHKILDPTGNFEIRKIDMVGAKVGGELRVKGITALALALLAMLIYITYRFEWKFAVASIIGLVHDVIISLGFISLFNIDVNLDMIAAILTLIGYTINDTIIVNDRIRETLHTSKQTDLDALINESVSRTLSRTVLTSSTTWFVVVTMLLFGGEIIYAFTFTLFVGIIIGTYSSIFVVSPFIKFLGFNINDYRSKEQQKEIAKKEKEKLRAMYEQGRV, from the coding sequence ATGGAAATTTTTAGCAATAATAAAACATATGATTTTATGGGTAAAAAGATACCATTTTTAGGACTATCTGGTATATTAATTATAGCTTCTCTTGTTCTTTTATTTACTAAAGGATTAAACTACGGAATAGATTTTGTAGGTGGAACAGTTGTTCAAGTAAAATATGACAAAGAAGCACCAGTTGAACAAATTAGAGAAGTTTTACAAAATACAACTTATGCAAATTCAACTGTTACGGAGTTTGGAAGTAAAGAAGAGATAACTATAAGATTTACTGGAAGTACAAGTGATATTACAAATGATATTAGTGATGAGATGCATAAAATATTAGATCCAACAGGAAATTTCGAGATAAGAAAAATTGATATGGTAGGAGCAAAAGTTGGAGGAGAGTTAAGAGTAAAAGGTATTACGGCTCTTGCTCTTGCACTTCTTGCAATGCTTATTTATATTACATATAGATTTGAATGGAAATTTGCTGTTGCTTCAATTATTGGTCTTGTTCACGATGTTATTATATCTTTAGGATTTATAAGTCTATTTAATATAGATGTAAACCTTGATATGATTGCAGCAATTTTAACTTTGATTGGATATACGATAAATGATACTATTATTGTAAATGATAGAATTAGAGAGACTCTTCATACTTCAAAACAGACTGATTTAGATGCTCTTATAAATGAATCTGTAAGTAGAACTTTATCAAGAACAGTATTAACATCTTCAACAACTTGGTTTGTTGTTGTAACAATGTTGTTATTTGGTGGAGAGATTATTTATGCATTTACATTTACTCTATTTGTAGGAATAATAATAGGAACATACTCTTCTATTTTTGTTGTTTCACCATTTATTAAATTCTTAGGATTTAATATAAATGATTATAGATCAAAAGAACAACAAAAAGAGATAGCAAAAAAAGAGAAAGAAAAACTAAGAGCTATGTATGAACAAGGAAGAGTTTAA
- the secD gene encoding protein translocase subunit SecD, with product MKFFNFKLTIFLIAFIFGIVFSFPSLFDKDYGKKVNLGLDLQGGLHMLLGVKTEEAVTSKIKSIATAIKYFTDDEELLIDGLTIIENSIIFSVLDIDEIPKMDKMLTEIKGLDIVKDNLEYKIELNAEEIIKTKDYSVAQAVETIRNRLDQFGLSEPSVLRQGEDYIVVELPGIKTAQEEKDARDLISKPANLELMAVDEERNGRVNQMTSKEASLYGDIILEDTNDPNRRFLVKEIPILDGSQIVDAQVAFNQTNQPIINFTLNSAGARIFADFTAKNTGKRLAIVLDGKVYSAPNINERIGGGSGQISGGFTVQEAGNVAIALRSGALLASIDMLEKRSVGPSLGAESIKASMVALVSGTALIFLFMMFYYRRAGVIANIALIANIFIILAVMAIFGATLTLPGMAGIILTMGMAIDSNVIINERIREALRSGAGVHKAIEDGYSNALRAILDSNITSLLVAVVLYAYGSGPIKGFAVTISIGILTSMLTAIVGTHGIYKAILPKIAKDKNNKKWFGVA from the coding sequence TTGAAATTTTTTAATTTTAAACTAACAATTTTTCTAATAGCTTTTATATTTGGAATTGTTTTTTCTTTTCCATCTTTATTTGATAAAGATTATGGAAAAAAAGTAAATCTTGGACTTGATCTTCAAGGTGGACTTCATATGCTTCTTGGAGTTAAAACAGAAGAAGCAGTTACATCTAAAATAAAATCAATAGCAACTGCTATTAAATATTTCACAGATGATGAAGAACTTCTAATAGATGGACTTACTATTATTGAAAATAGTATTATTTTCTCTGTTTTGGATATTGATGAAATCCCAAAAATGGATAAAATGCTAACAGAGATAAAAGGTCTGGATATAGTAAAAGATAATTTAGAGTATAAAATAGAGTTAAATGCTGAAGAGATAATTAAAACAAAAGATTATTCTGTTGCACAAGCTGTTGAAACTATTAGAAATAGACTTGACCAATTTGGGCTTAGCGAACCAAGTGTTTTAAGACAAGGTGAGGATTATATTGTTGTAGAACTTCCAGGAATTAAAACAGCTCAAGAAGAAAAAGATGCGAGAGATTTAATATCAAAACCAGCAAATCTTGAACTTATGGCAGTTGATGAAGAGAGAAATGGAAGAGTTAATCAAATGACTAGCAAAGAAGCATCTTTGTATGGGGATATTATTTTAGAAGATACAAATGATCCAAATAGAAGATTTTTAGTAAAAGAGATTCCAATTTTAGATGGAAGTCAAATTGTTGATGCACAAGTTGCTTTTAATCAAACAAATCAGCCAATCATTAACTTTACACTAAATTCAGCAGGAGCTAGAATTTTTGCAGATTTTACAGCAAAAAACACTGGAAAAAGACTTGCTATTGTTCTTGATGGAAAAGTTTATTCTGCACCAAATATAAATGAGAGAATTGGTGGTGGAAGTGGACAAATTAGTGGTGGTTTTACAGTTCAAGAAGCTGGAAATGTAGCAATTGCACTTAGAAGTGGAGCCCTTTTAGCAAGTATTGATATGCTTGAAAAAAGAAGTGTTGGACCATCTTTGGGAGCTGAAAGTATAAAAGCTTCTATGGTAGCTTTAGTTTCTGGAACAGCTTTAATATTTCTATTTATGATGTTTTATTATAGAAGAGCTGGTGTTATAGCAAATATTGCACTTATTGCAAATATATTTATTATTTTAGCAGTTATGGCAATTTTTGGAGCAACTTTAACACTTCCTGGAATGGCAGGAATTATTCTTACAATGGGAATGGCAATTGACTCAAACGTAATTATTAATGAAAGAATCAGAGAAGCTTTAAGAAGTGGAGCAGGAGTTCATAAGGCTATTGAAGATGGTTATTCTAATGCTTTAAGAGCAATCCTAGATTCAAATATAACTTCACTTTTGGTTGCAGTTGTGTTATATGCTTATGGAAGTGGACCTATAAAAGGTTTTGCAGTTACAATTTCTATTGGTATTTTAACTTCAATGCTAACAGCAATTGTAGGGACACATGGTATTTATAAAGCTATTTTACCAAAAATAGCAAAAGATAAAAATAATAAAAAATGGTTTGGAGTAGCATAA
- the yajC gene encoding preprotein translocase subunit YajC, which yields MQGDLLTSLLPLVALFAIFYFLIIRPQQKQAKAHKEMIAGLKKGDSIVTNGGLMVEVVKVEETYFLVKNSDNSEMKLAKEFVARQITA from the coding sequence ATGCAAGGTGATTTATTAACATCATTACTACCTTTGGTTGCTTTATTTGCGATATTTTATTTTTTAATTATAAGACCGCAACAAAAACAAGCAAAAGCTCATAAAGAAATGATTGCAGGACTTAAAAAAGGTGATAGCATTGTAACTAATGGTGGCTTAATGGTTGAGGTTGTAAAAGTTGAAGAGACTTATTTTTTAGTAAAAAATAGTGATAACTCAGAGATGAAACTAGCAAAAGAGTTCGTAGCTAGACAAATTACAGCATAA
- a CDS encoding apolipoprotein N-acyltransferase, with protein sequence MVLSILLSSFIYLDYFNISFKLLDTFFALASIFLLLKYSKSDLFFTGFFVGVFWFWWFINSLQYYDLNYLAPFIILGLGIFYGLSFLLLGLFKNIYLKAILISLFLFYAPFGFDWLKLDLIFINSYLNSSKPSFILIIIGFLILFENRLKNFRVIAIFPFILALSFSQNFLKNENQNTILDEKDFPKIYMSQFYINQDLRWQKENFKKINSLVLDEIYKAIDEKYDVIVLPETIFTFVLSDYKSLFEELKILSNDIDIIAGSIYKENKSYYNASYFFSKENVQIAKKVVLVPFGEEIPLPKFMQDFLNNLIYGGANDLSKASQATDFLVKDTKFRNAICYEGTNDKIYEDLNGVENMIMISNNAWFTPSIEPTLQHLLLKYYSSKYDINIYHIVNGSKNRVYKK encoded by the coding sequence TTGGTTTTATCAATACTTTTAAGCTCTTTTATCTATCTTGATTATTTTAATATTAGTTTTAAATTGCTTGATACATTTTTTGCTTTGGCTTCAATTTTTCTTCTTTTAAAATATTCAAAAAGTGATCTATTTTTCACTGGTTTTTTTGTAGGAGTATTTTGGTTTTGGTGGTTTATAAATAGTTTACAGTACTATGATTTAAACTATTTAGCACCATTTATTATTTTGGGATTGGGTATTTTTTATGGATTATCTTTTTTACTTTTAGGATTATTTAAAAATATATATCTTAAAGCTATTTTAATCTCTCTTTTTTTATTTTATGCTCCTTTTGGATTTGATTGGTTAAAACTTGATTTAATATTTATAAACTCATATTTAAATAGTTCAAAACCATCTTTTATTCTTATTATTATAGGATTTTTAATTCTTTTTGAAAATAGATTAAAAAACTTTAGAGTTATTGCTATTTTCCCTTTTATTTTGGCTCTTTCATTTTCACAAAATTTTCTAAAAAATGAAAATCAAAACACTATTTTAGATGAAAAAGATTTTCCAAAAATATATATGAGTCAATTTTATATAAATCAAGACTTAAGATGGCAAAAAGAGAATTTCAAAAAAATAAATAGTTTGGTTTTAGATGAGATTTACAAAGCAATAGATGAAAAATATGATGTAATTGTTCTTCCTGAAACAATATTTACCTTTGTTTTAAGTGATTATAAATCTTTGTTTGAAGAGTTGAAAATATTATCAAATGATATTGATATTATTGCTGGTTCAATTTATAAAGAGAATAAGTCTTACTACAATGCTTCATATTTTTTTAGTAAAGAAAATGTTCAAATAGCAAAGAAAGTTGTGCTTGTTCCGTTTGGAGAAGAGATTCCACTTCCAAAATTTATGCAAGATTTTCTAAATAATCTTATTTATGGTGGTGCAAATGATTTAAGTAAAGCTTCACAAGCAACAGATTTTTTAGTAAAAGATACAAAGTTTAGAAATGCTATTTGCTATGAAGGGACAAATGATAAAATTTATGAAGATTTAAATGGTGTAGAAAATATGATTATGATTTCAAATAATGCTTGGTTTACTCCATCTATTGAGCCAACTTTACAGCATCTTCTTTTAAAATATTATTCAAGTAAGTACGATATAAATATCTATCATATTGTAAATGGAAGTAAAAATAGAGTTTATAAAAAATAG
- a CDS encoding TonB-dependent receptor domain-containing protein: protein MKIKMAFSVASILLAQNLILANEATKLDSVQVVTTASGFEQNVADAPASISVITGEELQKKSYTDVIDAVKNIPGISVSGGGNNQEITIRGMGANYTKYLINGKPISVGRAVNGNGTDGGKIGAYLPPIDMIERIEVIRGPMSSLYGSDAMGGVINIITKKASVDEWKGSISPEYTKSANDISNDNYGVSMYLTGPLIKDKLSLSLDGNFQGTDESDYIGGEGHKSGSSESEKKVRKVGSELNWNIDENNELALRYDFSRQEYTTTPGKSISLLDTKGNPAKRSTNQNEKYSYTLGHQAKYDSFLLDTYYKDETTEKIYEGNTEDQKREELKTFNTQGSFFIDNHTITAGGQYQYEKVIDNTNGLLSATGVDQVDRWLMALYLEDEWGISDDFALTIGARYNKDEYFGSEITPRIYGIYHLTDNLTLKGGVSTGYKQPTVTQISEGFGSVTGKGSGVIIGNPDLKPEKTTSYELGVNYSNDDIGLFSSLMIFQTDFKDKIVESRKCDSPGTNNNSAVSDWKCSANGKPMRFVSQMENVDDAEMKGIEFSLDYDILENFTASTSYTYTKSEQKSGDFKGEPLNKMPKNMVNIAFDWDISSKWSAWTQYNYRGKTSDYLSRTSMSKGTPGYGTADLGFVYKAKKDLSLKAGVYNFTNKEITNDDYDVVIDGIRYTVGMNLRF, encoded by the coding sequence ATGAAGATTAAAATGGCTTTTAGTGTAGCAAGTATATTACTTGCACAAAATTTGATTTTAGCAAATGAAGCTACAAAACTTGATTCTGTACAAGTTGTAACAACAGCTTCAGGTTTTGAGCAAAATGTAGCTGATGCTCCAGCTTCAATTTCTGTTATTACTGGTGAAGAACTACAAAAAAAATCTTATACAGATGTTATAGATGCTGTTAAAAATATTCCTGGTATTTCTGTGTCAGGTGGTGGAAATAATCAAGAGATTACTATTCGTGGAATGGGAGCAAACTATACTAAGTATTTGATAAATGGTAAACCTATTAGCGTAGGAAGAGCTGTAAACGGAAATGGAACAGATGGTGGGAAAATTGGTGCATATTTACCACCTATCGATATGATAGAAAGAATAGAGGTAATTAGAGGACCTATGAGTTCACTTTATGGAAGTGATGCTATGGGAGGAGTTATAAATATTATTACAAAAAAAGCTTCTGTTGATGAGTGGAAAGGAAGTATTAGTCCAGAGTATACAAAATCTGCTAATGATATTTCAAATGATAACTATGGTGTGAGTATGTATCTAACTGGACCTTTAATTAAAGATAAATTATCATTATCATTAGATGGAAATTTTCAAGGAACTGATGAAAGTGATTATATAGGTGGAGAAGGTCATAAATCAGGTTCTAGTGAATCAGAAAAGAAAGTTAGAAAAGTTGGAAGTGAATTAAATTGGAATATTGATGAAAATAATGAATTAGCTTTAAGATATGATTTTTCAAGACAAGAATATACTACAACACCTGGGAAAAGTATATCTTTGTTGGATACAAAAGGTAATCCAGCTAAAAGATCAACAAATCAGAATGAGAAATATTCATATACATTAGGTCATCAAGCTAAATATGATAGCTTTTTATTAGATACATATTATAAAGATGAAACAACAGAAAAGATTTATGAAGGAAATACAGAAGACCAAAAAAGAGAAGAGTTAAAAACATTCAATACTCAAGGTTCATTCTTTATAGATAATCATACTATAACAGCTGGTGGACAATATCAATATGAAAAAGTTATTGATAACACAAATGGACTTTTATCAGCAACAGGTGTAGATCAAGTTGATAGATGGCTTATGGCATTATATTTAGAAGATGAGTGGGGAATTAGTGATGATTTCGCATTAACAATAGGTGCAAGATATAATAAAGATGAATATTTTGGTAGTGAAATTACTCCAAGAATATATGGAATATATCATTTAACAGATAATCTTACTTTAAAAGGTGGGGTAAGTACAGGTTATAAACAGCCAACTGTTACACAAATTTCTGAAGGATTTGGTAGTGTTACAGGGAAAGGTAGTGGAGTTATTATTGGAAATCCTGACTTAAAACCTGAGAAAACTACAAGCTATGAGTTAGGAGTAAATTACTCTAATGATGATATAGGATTATTTAGTAGTTTAATGATTTTCCAAACGGATTTTAAAGATAAAATTGTTGAATCAAGAAAATGTGATAGTCCAGGAACAAATAATAATTCAGCAGTAAGTGATTGGAAGTGTAGTGCTAATGGAAAACCAATGAGATTTGTAAGTCAAATGGAAAATGTTGATGATGCTGAAATGAAAGGAATAGAGTTTAGTTTAGATTATGATATTTTAGAAAACTTTACAGCAAGTACAAGTTATACTTATACAAAATCAGAACAAAAAAGTGGAGATTTTAAAGGGGAGCCTTTAAATAAAATGCCAAAGAATATGGTAAATATTGCTTTTGATTGGGATATTTCTAGTAAATGGAGTGCATGGACACAATATAACTATAGAGGTAAAACAAGTGACTATTTAAGTAGAACTTCTATGAGTAAAGGGACACCTGGATATGGAACAGCTGACTTAGGATTCGTTTATAAAGCTAAAAAAGATTTAAGCTTAAAAGCAGGAGTATATAATTTCACAAATAAAGAGATTACAAATGATGATTATGATGTTGTAATAGATGGAATAAGATATACTGTTGGTATGAACTTAAGATTCTAA
- a CDS encoding tRNA nucleotidyltransferase/poly(A) polymerase family protein, protein MFTKITKIEIPKELENIFDDLKKIKAEPIIVGGSVRDSFLNKKIKDYDIEVFNISSIENLIKLLSKYQEPKFVGKSFGVLKLKFDDLEFDFSLPRTESKIGQKHRDFDVVLDSKLTYEEASKRRDFTINSIGYDYFKNQFLDPHNGIDDLKNRKIKHIDDKTFVEDSLRVFRAVQFASRFNFKIDNNTKELCKNIVKNKELEYLSSERVFEELKKLFLKSKKPSIGLKLLDDLEIFDISFKKSYKAIDKLIRILENKDIKDEKRVLAIVFALLLKKQNKEKKDNFISKVINDKSLIKHINLLIENELRNDIKYLKRLSLKVNIEELIFIYFAKNKNKKRLKNILKKLKKNNILNKPMEILVLGKDLIDAGFSAGLEFKELLEKALNLQINNKLSKSEIIEKLKSYDN, encoded by the coding sequence ATGTTTACCAAAATAACCAAAATTGAAATACCTAAAGAACTAGAAAACATTTTTGATGATTTAAAAAAAATAAAAGCTGAGCCAATAATTGTTGGAGGCTCAGTTAGAGATAGTTTTTTAAATAAAAAGATAAAAGATTATGATATAGAAGTTTTTAATATAAGTTCTATTGAAAATTTAATAAAACTTCTTTCAAAATACCAAGAACCTAAATTTGTAGGAAAATCTTTTGGTGTTTTAAAACTAAAATTTGATGATTTGGAATTTGATTTTTCTCTTCCAAGAACTGAAAGTAAAATAGGTCAAAAACATAGAGATTTTGATGTTGTTTTAGATTCAAAATTAACTTATGAAGAAGCTAGTAAAAGAAGAGATTTTACTATAAACTCTATTGGATATGATTATTTTAAAAATCAATTTCTTGATCCACATAATGGAATAGATGACTTAAAAAATAGAAAAATAAAACATATAGATGATAAAACATTTGTAGAAGATAGTTTAAGAGTTTTTAGAGCAGTACAATTTGCTTCAAGGTTTAATTTTAAAATAGATAATAATACAAAAGAGCTTTGTAAAAATATTGTAAAAAACAAAGAACTTGAATATTTATCAAGTGAAAGAGTTTTTGAAGAATTAAAAAAACTATTTTTAAAATCAAAAAAACCAAGTATTGGATTAAAACTTTTAGATGACTTAGAGATATTTGATATCTCTTTTAAAAAATCTTATAAAGCTATTGATAAGCTTATAAGAATTTTAGAAAATAAAGATATAAAAGATGAAAAAAGAGTATTAGCAATTGTTTTTGCACTATTATTAAAAAAACAAAATAAAGAGAAAAAAGATAATTTCATATCTAAAGTAATCAATGATAAAAGCTTAATAAAACATATAAATCTCTTAATAGAAAATGAACTTAGAAATGATATTAAATATTTGAAAAGATTATCTTTAAAAGTAAATATTGAAGAGTTAATCTTCATATATTTTGCAAAAAATAAAAACAAAAAAAGATTAAAAAATATACTTAAAAAATTAAAGAAAAATAATATTTTAAATAAACCTATGGAAATATTAGTTTTGGGAAAAGATTTGATTGATGCTGGATTTTCTGCTGGATTAGAGTTTAAAGAGCTTTTAGAGAAGGCTTTAAATCTTCAAATAAATAATAAGCTCTCAAAATCGGAAATAATAGAAAAGCTAAAAAGTTATGATAATTAG
- a CDS encoding mechanosensitive ion channel family protein, with the protein MDMPNIETSINSIKKDFQSFIPQNLIDNLLDYSWSIFLAIIIFLIGKWIVNRVVKVFGKIIRKIDGIDEILVKFLENLVYYSLITAVVIAALNKLGITTTSFLAILGAAGLAIGLALKDSLGNFASGVMIIIFKPFKVGDLVSAGGVTGSVSEVGIFSTVFITGDNQRIIVPNSSITSGSITNVNAFDTRRVDLVVSISYDDDIKKTKELLTNLLSSNEKVLLEKGLTVSVSELADSSINFVVRAWVNTPDYWEVRFNLIENIKLMFDKEGITIPYPTQYVYQNNQN; encoded by the coding sequence ATGGATATGCCAAATATAGAGACAAGTATTAATAGTATTAAGAAAGATTTTCAATCTTTTATTCCTCAAAACTTAATTGATAATCTTCTTGATTACTCTTGGTCGATTTTTCTTGCAATTATAATTTTTCTTATAGGAAAATGGATTGTAAATAGAGTTGTAAAAGTATTTGGAAAAATCATAAGAAAGATTGATGGGATAGATGAAATACTTGTTAAATTTTTGGAAAATTTAGTTTATTATTCTCTAATTACAGCTGTTGTTATTGCAGCTTTAAATAAACTAGGAATTACTACAACATCATTTCTAGCAATACTTGGAGCAGCTGGATTAGCTATTGGTTTGGCACTTAAAGACTCTTTAGGAAATTTTGCCTCAGGTGTTATGATAATAATATTTAAACCATTTAAAGTGGGTGATCTTGTAAGTGCTGGTGGAGTAACTGGGAGTGTAAGCGAAGTAGGGATTTTTAGTACAGTTTTTATAACAGGAGACAATCAAAGAATAATTGTACCAAATAGTTCAATTACAAGTGGTTCTATTACAAATGTAAATGCATTTGATACAAGAAGAGTTGATTTAGTTGTTAGCATATCTTATGATGATGATATTAAAAAAACAAAAGAGTTATTAACAAACTTACTTTCATCAAATGAAAAAGTATTACTTGAAAAAGGGCTTACAGTTTCAGTTTCTGAACTTGCTGATTCTTCTATAAATTTTGTTGTAAGAGCTTGGGTTAATACTCCTGATTATTGGGAAGTAAGATTTAATTTAATAGAAAATATCAAACTAATGTTTGATAAAGAAGGAATTACAATTCCATATCCAACTCAATATGTTTACCAAAATAACCAAAATTGA